DNA sequence from the Streptomyces sp. HUAS 15-9 genome:
CCTGAGCTGGCCACCCTGGTCACGGGCGTTCTTGACGACGCCGAAACCGTCCAGGACCGGCTGAGCTCACCAGCTAGCGACGTCCAGCGGGCACCAATCACACCAGAGGATGTCCCTGCACTGCTGGGCGCAGGCTGGCAGGCGGACCTCACGTCATTCCAGCTCCGGGATATCGGAGGACTGCTGTCCCTGGGCCATGGTGCGAACTTCAGCGTTCCAGGAGCCGGAAAGACCCGCACGGCGCTGGCAATGTTCAGCGCCCTCCGTGAGCGAGGCGAAGTCAGGCGCCTGCTCGTCATCTGTCCCAAATCAGCATACGAAGCCTGGCAATTCGAGGGGGACGCCTGCTTCAAGGAGCCCCTGCTGACTTCCGTAATGGACAACGGATCCCTCGACCCCGAAGCTGATGTCCTCCTGGTCAACTACGAGCGGCTGTCCGGCTCCGTCAGCCGTCTTGCAGAGTGGCTGCGCTCGGCACCGGCGATGTTTGTACTCGACGAAGCGCACCGCATGAAACTCGGAGCCCGCGGCACCTACGGTTCTGCCTGCCTATCGCTTGGGCCGCTGGCCCGACGGCGCCTCATTCTCACTGGGACGCCGGCCCCCAACGGTGCCCGGGATCTGGAAAGCCTGCTCTCGTTCGTCTGGCCAGGACGCGGAAAGCGGCTCGTCGTCGAAGCTGTCAGCGGTGGCGATCTCGCTTACGCGAGCCAGGCTCTGCGTCCGCTGTTCACTCGGACAACGAAGAAGGAACTGGGTCTCCCTCCATTCGAACCGCTAGTCCGCTACGTCGAACTTCCCCCACTGCACCGCGATTTGTACAACGCGCTCAAGGGGGACCCATCCGCTCGCCGAGGTGACCTGGCCTCTCTCGGCAAGGCAGCGATGCGCATGCTGATGGCTGCGATCAGCCCGGCTCTGCTGGCTCCAAGCGACACCCCCTACGACCCGCTCGCCTTTCAGCTTCCGGCGCTCGACGTCTCCGATGGCGACTCCCTGCATACGCTGCTCCAGCGGCTTCCTCAGCACGAACTCTCACCCAAGTACGCGGAAACCGTTCGAATCGTCGCAAGAAACGCGCGGGTCG
Encoded proteins:
- a CDS encoding DEAD/DEAH box helicase: MTHSDLPSLRITFDVTRTRAVLRARPGLEADFGMLATRVTPGGQRGPLTSDADMDSFLSSIGELADWPYVDVEWEPELATLVTGVLDDAETVQDRLSSPASDVQRAPITPEDVPALLGAGWQADLTSFQLRDIGGLLSLGHGANFSVPGAGKTRTALAMFSALRERGEVRRLLVICPKSAYEAWQFEGDACFKEPLLTSVMDNGSLDPEADVLLVNYERLSGSVSRLAEWLRSAPAMFVLDEAHRMKLGARGTYGSACLSLGPLARRRLILTGTPAPNGARDLESLLSFVWPGRGKRLVVEAVSGGDLAYASQALRPLFTRTTKKELGLPPFEPLVRYVELPPLHRDLYNALKGDPSARRGDLASLGKAAMRMLMAAISPALLAPSDTPYDPLAFQLPALDVSDGDSLHTLLQRLPQHELSPKYAETVRIVARNARVGRKTLVWSGFIRSQKTLEELLAPHAPASVYGATPTQDREAELSRFREDPSCMVLISNPATLGEGISLHQVCHDAVYVDRDFMAGRFLQSLDRIHRLGLPPDTATRVTVLAARGTIDEIVAMRLEKKLHFLGSVLDDPAVRQLGDLQEEETTGLGMDADDIHALLTHLDSRLP